In the Kineosporiaceae bacterium genome, one interval contains:
- the pyrR gene encoding bifunctional pyr operon transcriptional regulator/uracil phosphoribosyltransferase PyrR, with protein sequence MVRVVSARTVLESADVARALTRIAHEVLEQNKGSDRLVVLGIPTRGVTLGQRLARRLGEIEGHPIPHGCLDVTMYRDDLRQHPMRPLGATAVPEGGIDDRVVVLVDDVLFSGRTIRAALDALSDLGRPRAVRLAVLVDRGHRELPIRADHVGKNLPTSLAERVQVSLAEIDGRDEVAIEQLAAGER encoded by the coding sequence ATGGTTCGCGTGGTCAGCGCGCGCACCGTGCTCGAATCGGCCGATGTGGCCCGGGCACTCACTCGCATCGCCCATGAGGTCCTCGAGCAGAACAAGGGCTCGGACCGGCTCGTCGTTCTCGGGATCCCCACCCGCGGTGTGACCCTCGGCCAACGCCTGGCCCGCCGGCTCGGCGAGATCGAGGGGCATCCGATTCCGCACGGGTGCCTCGACGTGACCATGTATCGCGACGATCTGCGCCAGCACCCGATGCGCCCGTTGGGGGCCACCGCGGTGCCCGAGGGCGGCATCGACGACCGGGTGGTGGTGCTGGTGGACGACGTGCTGTTCTCCGGGCGCACCATCCGGGCCGCGCTCGACGCGCTGTCGGACCTGGGCCGCCCGCGCGCCGTCCGGTTGGCGGTGCTGGTCGACCGGGGGCATCGGGAGCTGCCGATCCGGGCCGATCACGTGGGCAAGAACCTGCCCACCTCCCTGGCCGAACGGGTGCAGGTGAGCCTGGCCGAGATCGACGGCCGCGACGAGGTCGCCATCGAGCAGCTCGCGGCGGGCGAGCGATGA